ACACCATGTGGCCCGTCTGCGCAGCCTTGATCGCAATGTCGGCTGTTTCCAGGTCGCGGATCTCGCCGACCATGATGATGTCGGGATCCTGGCGCAAGAAGGACTTCAAAGCAACGGGGAAAGTCAGGCCGGCCTTTTCGTTGACGTTGACCTGGTTCACGCCGGGCAGGTTGATCTCGGCCGGGTCCTCCGCGGTCGAGATATTGATGCCCGGCTTGTTGAGCAGGTTCAGGCAGCTGTACAACGAAACGGTCTTGCCGGAGCCGGTCGGACCGGTCACGAGCACCATGCCGTAGGGGCGGGCGATGGCGTCGAGCAGCAGCGCCTTCTGGTCGGGATCGTAGCCGAGCGCGTCGATGCCCATCTGGGCCTGGGTCGCGTCCAGGATACGCATGACGGTCTTTTCACCGAACAGCGTGGGCAGCGTACTGACACGAAAATCGATCGTGCGCGTGGCCGACATGATCAGGCGCATGCGGCCGTCCTGCGGCACGCGCTTTTCGGCGATGTCCAGGCGCGCCAGCACCTTGATGCGCGAGACCAGCTTTTCGCGGATCGCCAGTGGCGGCGAGGCGTGGTCGCGCAGCACGCCGTCCACGCGCAGGCGAATGCGGTAAAACTTTTCAAAGGGCTCGAAGTGGATGTCCGATGCGCCCATCGTCACCGCGTCGATCAGGATCTTGTTCAGGAAGCGCACGATTGGCGCGTCCTCGACATCGTTGGCCGCCTCGGGCGGCGCGGCTTCCTTGTCGTCGTCGGCGAACTCGATCGCCGCTTCTTCGCCGGCCAGGTCGCTCAGGTCCTGCTCGGCGCCCTTGGCGATGGCTGCCAGCAGCGCCAGCAGGGCGTCGTGCGGCACGATCACCGGTTCGACCGTGGCCTCGCTCTGAAACTTGATCTGGTCCAGCGCCTGGCTGTTGGTGGGGTCGGACAGCGCGACCGACAGCTTGTTGCCGCGCTTGGCCAGCGCGATCACGCGCTGGGCCTGCATCAGCTTGGCGTCGATGGCGCTGGCGGGCAGCACGCCCACCGAAAAGGCCGACAGGTCGAGCAGCGGATAGCCGAACGTCTCGGCGCAAAAGGCGGCCAGCGTACGCGCCTCGATCGCGCCACTGGCCAATAGCGCATCGATGAACGCGATCTTTTCCTGCGCGGCCTTCTTGTGCAGCATGTCCGCCTGCACGGCGCTCAGGCGGTTGGCCTGGACGAGCGCGCGCGCAAGGCCCGACAACGGTGTGCCGGTGGTCGGATGAGGGAGGACTGCTGCCATATGAGCCGGGTGTGGGTACCTCAGGAAAGTGACCAGGACGCCAGAGTCACCGGCGGATCAAGGGATGATGCCTATGGGCACTAATTTTGTAAAGGATTTGGTGTGACGTGCAGCAAGACGGGCATGTGGACAATCTGGCATGGATGCCGGATCGTCCACATGGCGCTGCGCGCATCGGCCGCGCTACAGAGTGAGCCGCCTTGGCGGCGATGAAACACTCTTGGTAAAGCCATTACGGTTGTGGTCGCCTTGCAAAGCTGGGTTTTCGCAACACTTCAGCCCGTCAATACTGCATGCGTTCTAGTGTGCGAGCGCCAGGCGCTTGGCGGCGGCCGAGCCCGTCACGCCAGGCGCATGCGCGAGCTTGAACACGGCCAGCGCATCGGTCAGGTGGCCGGTCTGACCTGTCAGCGATTCGGCCGCAGCTGCCGCTTCCTCGACCAGCGCCGCATTTTGCTGGGTCATCGCGTCGATGCTGCCGATGGCCAGGCCAATGTCTTCGATGCCCGCGTTCTGGCGTGTACCGGCGTCGCGGATTTCGAGCATGATGGTTTGCACTTTAC
The sequence above is a segment of the Oxalobacteraceae sp. CFBP 8761 genome. Coding sequences within it:
- the pilB gene encoding type IV-A pilus assembly ATPase PilB; translation: MAAVLPHPTTGTPLSGLARALVQANRLSAVQADMLHKKAAQEKIAFIDALLASGAIEARTLAAFCAETFGYPLLDLSAFSVGVLPASAIDAKLMQAQRVIALAKRGNKLSVALSDPTNSQALDQIKFQSEATVEPVIVPHDALLALLAAIAKGAEQDLSDLAGEEAAIEFADDDKEAAPPEAANDVEDAPIVRFLNKILIDAVTMGASDIHFEPFEKFYRIRLRVDGVLRDHASPPLAIREKLVSRIKVLARLDIAEKRVPQDGRMRLIMSATRTIDFRVSTLPTLFGEKTVMRILDATQAQMGIDALGYDPDQKALLLDAIARPYGMVLVTGPTGSGKTVSLYSCLNLLNKPGINISTAEDPAEINLPGVNQVNVNEKAGLTFPVALKSFLRQDPDIIMVGEIRDLETADIAIKAAQTGHMVFSTLHTNDAPSTLTRLMNMGVAPFNIASSVILITAQRLARRLCTCKQPLATSHEALLAAGYRETDIDDSWQPYGPVGCDRCLGSGYKGRVGIYQIMPISPAIEALILANGNAMEIAAQAEKEGVNSLRRSGLMKVKQGLTSVEEVLGCTNE